In Lentilactobacillus sp. SPB1-3, the sequence CACTAATTCGATTGGTGGGATGTACTTGACGACGATTTTGACAACTACGAACATGCCTCCCCAGATACTGGCAGCGACACTTAGAGCAATAGGACCGATAATGTTTTTAATTTTCATTTGTAATTTTTCCTCCGCATAGATTCTAAAGTTTAGAAATCATCAGCGGATGCAATCCGCTGATTAGCGAATTGCTGGAACATCACATTCATTTAATGGTGAATAGATCATATTAATTACCTCCTTGAATGAAGAATCATAGGTAATACGATAACGTATATTTAAAACAAAAACAACCACGTTCAGATGCGATTGCACTTGGCGTGATTGTTTTTTTCTTATCAATTAAGTCTTATCTAGTTTTCATGACGGATGCTAAACGAACGGTTAGCAGAATCGCAATTACTACCATGATAACTCCGAAAATAGGTGTCATGGCAACAGATAGGGTGGCAGTTACTTCACCACCAATGAAAGAGCCAAGTGTGATACCAATGTTAAAAGCGGAGATGTTTAAAGCAGAGGCTAGACCAATATCATTTGGTGTGAATTTTTCAGCTAATTGCACAATATATAGTTGAAGTCCGGGGACGTTCATAAAGGCAAACAAACCTAATAACATAACGGCAACTAAACCTAATACTGGTTGGTTAATAAAGATGAATAATAGTCCTAGCGTAATTGCTAAGCCAATGAACATTCTGATCAAAGCACTAAGTGGATTAGAATTTGCCAGACGACCACCAATAGTATTTCCGACGGCTACCATTAATCCATAAACGATTAAGATGATTACGACTGCGTTAGCACTAAAGTGCATGTATTTTTCTAGAATGGGAGTTAAGTACGTGTATGAAGTAAATGTACCACCATAACCAAGTGCAGTAATCAACAAAGCGAGGACGATTGGTTGATTTGTTAATACTCGTTTGAAACCTTTTAAATCCGGGCGGGTTTCTGGGTGAGGTAAATTATTAGGGATTAAGAAGAAGTTAGCAATTAAACCAATTAATCCGACAATTGCAATGAAAATGAATGACCAGTGCCATGAAAGATGTTGGCCAATAAAGGTTCCGAGCGGAACACCGGTAACAGTTGCGACAGTCAAGCCGGTAAACATAATGGCAATTGCGCTGGCTCGTTTATCCATCGGTACAACATCTGCAGCGATTAGAGATGAAACAGACATAAAGATACCATGAGCGAGGGCAGCAACGATTCTACCAAGTAGTAGGATCGCAAATGTTGGTGCGGTTGCAGCCAGCAAGTTACCAATAATAAATATTAGCATGATAGCCAACATTAGTTTCCGCCGATCCCAATTGGCAGTTAGCACAGTCAGGATGGGAGCACCAATAGTAATTCCTAGTGCATAGATAGAAACTGTTAAACCTGCTTGAGCAAGTGAGATATTGAAACTTTTGACGATAAGGGGCATAAGACCAACACTGATAAATTCAGTTGATCCAATCGCAAAAGCATTAATGGCTAATGCGGTCAATGTTAGTGCTGGTGAAATTCTTCGATTTTCCATTTGATTCCTCCATTAGGGTTGTGTTTTTAGCAAGTAATATGTATTATACGGGTACGGAGTTCTATAACAAGTACGTACTTTTTAGTGCTATAGGTACTTTTAGGTAATAAATTGATATATCAAGGGAGAAAAGCATGGACACAGTTGAAAAAACTTATAATATCGGTGTCGAAGCTACCATGGAGGTCATTGGTGGTAAGTGGAAACCAATCATCTTATGTCACTTACGTCATGGTGCCAAGCGAACCAGTGAATTAAAACGGGCAATTCCTAACATTACGCAGAAAATGTTGACACAACAGCTGCGTGAACTGGAACATGATCACATTGTTGATCGCCAGGTTTATAACCAAATTCCACCCAAGGTTGAGTATTCGTTGTCAGAGTATGGTGAATCATTAAGCTATATTTTGAATCAATTATGTACTTGGGGCGAACATCATATTGACCGACAAGTCGCAGATGGCGAGGAGATTCGTCTATTAAATCGTGATGACGTTATTAAATAAAACCATCCACTGATCAAGAATAAATTGGTCAGTGGATTTTTTTGATTATTTAGTTAGTTTGCGTTGACAATGCCTAACTAACGATTTAATATATTATCTTGTTAGTTAGGCAATGTTTTATCAACCTAAATAAATTTTAAAATAAGGAAGCAATGTTATGGCAGACAAAAATTTTATGGATGAATTAGGAGAGATGGTTACTAATCGCAGCTTTATGGGAACGGTGTTATTACATCTCCGTCAACAACAGCAAGACAACGCGCGTGGGAAATCCCGCATGTTACAAGCAATTAGCGAAAATGACGGTGTGACTAACTCACAACTATCAGAAATTCTAGATATTCGTCCTAGTTCAGTTAGTTTACAAGTTAAAGGACTAGAATTTGATGGTTTCATTGAACGTCGAGAAAGCCAAGAAGATAAACGAGTTTCGCTGATTTATATAACTAGCAAGGGTCGCCAAGCTCTTGAACAACAATCCGCAATCGTGGATGAATCAACGGAAAAGTTGATGAACTTGTTAACTGAGGATGAACAAGTGGAGTTGACGAGAATCCTGAAAAAATTAAATGATCAGTTATCTGACTTAGATGAAGATGATGAGATGTTTAATGGTCCGTTTGGTAACCAGCGTGGTTTCGGATTTC encodes:
- a CDS encoding MFS transporter, with the translated sequence MENRRISPALTLTALAINAFAIGSTEFISVGLMPLIVKSFNISLAQAGLTVSIYALGITIGAPILTVLTANWDRRKLMLAIMLIFIIGNLLAATAPTFAILLLGRIVAALAHGIFMSVSSLIAADVVPMDKRASAIAIMFTGLTVATVTGVPLGTFIGQHLSWHWSFIFIAIVGLIGLIANFFLIPNNLPHPETRPDLKGFKRVLTNQPIVLALLITALGYGGTFTSYTYLTPILEKYMHFSANAVVIILIVYGLMVAVGNTIGGRLANSNPLSALIRMFIGLAITLGLLFIFINQPVLGLVAVMLLGLFAFMNVPGLQLYIVQLAEKFTPNDIGLASALNISAFNIGITLGSFIGGEVTATLSVAMTPIFGVIMVVIAILLTVRLASVMKTR
- a CDS encoding winged helix-turn-helix transcriptional regulator; its protein translation is MDTVEKTYNIGVEATMEVIGGKWKPIILCHLRHGAKRTSELKRAIPNITQKMLTQQLRELEHDHIVDRQVYNQIPPKVEYSLSEYGESLSYILNQLCTWGEHHIDRQVADGEEIRLLNRDDVIK
- a CDS encoding MarR family winged helix-turn-helix transcriptional regulator codes for the protein MADKNFMDELGEMVTNRSFMGTVLLHLRQQQQDNARGKSRMLQAISENDGVTNSQLSEILDIRPSSVSLQVKGLEFDGFIERRESQEDKRVSLIYITSKGRQALEQQSAIVDESTEKLMNLLTEDEQVELTRILKKLNDQLSDLDEDDEMFNGPFGNQRGFGFPHGRFPGGNPFRK